The genomic stretch GCGAAGATGATCGCACCGAGCATCAAAGCGGAGAAGGCCATCGAAATATAACGAGTCAAAAGGCCGACAATCAGCAACAGACCACCGAATAATTCCAAATTCCCGACGACGTAGGCTAGCCAGGACGGCAAACCAAGGCTGTTGAAGTAACCGCCCACGTTGCCAAGCCCCATCTGCATCTTCTGCCAGCCATGCAGCATGAACGTAAGTCCTAGTACCACGCGCAAAATCGTTG from Tumebacillus algifaecis encodes the following:
- a CDS encoding DoxX family protein, giving the protein MTKNRIASTILRVVLGLTFMLHGWQKMQMGLGNVGGYFNSLGLPSWLAYVVGNLELFGGLLLIVGLLTRYISMAFSALMLGAIIFAKSSNGFFGTESLPGYEIDLVLLAITAFFAISGSVGFSLDALFKRDLNGGESRKSD